The Arthrobacter sp. OAP107 DNA segment GGCAAGGCCGGATGCCGACGACGACGCCACATAGCCGAGGGCCGCGGCCACCTCCAGGATTTTCTCCCGGGTGGCCGGGGAGACGCGGGGCAGGCCGCGGACCGCCCGCGAGACGGTTGCCGTGGACACGCCTGCGGCCGCAGCCACGTCCTCAATACTGACTCCTGAGTGGCCACCGCGCTGTGCCCTTTCAGTAGTGCGCGCCACGATGTCCTCTCTAACCCCTCATGCAAATTTCCGCCATGCTGTTTGCGCGGCGGCAAGAATCCATTTTAGTGCCGCCGGTTTTCACCTGCGGCGCGTGGCCGTGCGCGCAGGAAGTCGCCTGCGGAGCCTGACCATGCCATACAGTGCCAGCAGCGTGGCCAGCAGTCCCAGCGCCCACCAGAGAGCTGGCTGCGCAGTCACTTCCGTCCAGATGGTGACGACGAGCAGCACCACAGCCCAGAAGCCGAGGAATCCGATGATGATGTCGAAGTCCTCGCCGGAGCGGACGCGCTTGGGCGCGACCGGCTCCGGCTTCCCGCTCTGTGGTGCTGCCCCGTGCGTCACTTGACAGCGCCCGCCGTCAGGCCGGCAACAATCTTGCGCTGGAACACCAGCACCAGGATGACCAGCGGGATGGTGACGATGGTGCCTGCGGCCATGATGGCCGTGTACGGGACCTGGTTTGGCTGGGCCCCGGCGAAGTTGGCGATGGCCACCGTTACCGGCTGGGTCGCGTCGCTGGACAGCTGGCTGGCGATCAGGAATTCATTCCACGAGGAGATGAACGCCAGGATCGCCGTGGTGAAGATGGCCGGTGCCGCGAGGGGCATGATGACCTTGCGGAAGGCCTGCCCCTGCGTGCAGCCGTCCACCCGGGCCGACTCCTCCAGCTCCCACGGCATCTCCCGGAAGAAGGAGGTCATGGTGTAGACGGTCAGCGGCAGGACGAACGAAATGTTCGGGATGATCAGCGCCTGGTAGGTGCCCATCCAGCCGATGTTGGTGAACAGCTGGAACAGCGGGGTGATCAGGGCAACGCCGGGGAACATGGACGCTCCGAGGATGAAGCCGAGCACCAGGAACTTGAACCTGAAGTTCAGCCGCGCGAGCGCATACGCCGCGAAAACGCCGATGATCAGCGACACGAGCGTGACGACGCCGCCGATGAAGACACTGTTCAGCAGGGCCTGGCCGAAACGGTTGCCGAACGAGGTGTCGAACGCGGTGTTGAAGTTGTCCAGCGTGACATGGCTGGGCAGGATCGAGGTGTCGTAGGTGAAGCCCACGTCCCGGAACGCCGTCACCACCATCCAGTACGCCGGTGCGAGGCACCAGATCAGGATGACGGCGGCGCTGATGTAGGTCCTGCCCTGCGCCCACTTTTCCTTGTTCTGCGCCTTGCGGCGGCCTCTGTCCTGCTCCGCGCGCAGGCTGGTGGCGGAGGTTGTCGCGGCGGTCATTTCTTCCCCTTACCTGTGGCGCCGCTCTGTTCAACAACATTTGCGCCGAGGAACCGGACAAAGATGAACGCGACAAGAAAGATGATGATGAAGGTGATGGTGGACAACGCCGCGGCCGCATTGAACCCTTGCCTGATCTGGTTGATCACCAGGATGGACAGGGTGGTGGTGTTGTTCGCGCCGCCCGTCAGGATGTACGGGAGGTCGAACATGCGCAGGGCGTCCAGGGTGCGGAAGAGGATGGCCACCATCAGGGCGGGCTTCACCAGCGGCAGCGTGATCAGCCGGAAGCGCTGCCAGGCGGTTGCGCCGTCGACCTTGGCTGCCTCGTAGACCTCAGCAGGGATCATCTGGAGTCCGGCGAGGATCAGCAGGGCCATGAACGGGGTGGTCTTCCAGACGTCCGCTATGACCACTGCCCACTTCGCCGGCCATTCGCTGCCGGTCCACAGGATCGTGGTGTTGAACAGCTTGTTGGCGATTCCCTCGAACGCGAAGATGAAGAACCAGAGCTTCGCGGTGACGGCGGTGGGGATGGCCCACGGCACCAGCACTGCAGCACGGACCATGCTCCGGCCCTTGAAGGTGCGGGCCATGATCATTGCCATCCAGAAACCCAGGACGGTCTCAAAGGCGACGGTAACCACGGTGAAGAAGAACGTGGTTGCCGTGGCCGACCAGAACTGCGCACCCAGCGTACCCGGCGGGCAAGCCACGGTTCCGCCTGCCGGAGCAGAACACTGCTGGGCGAGCCAGTTGACGTAGTTCTGGACGCCTGCCGGACCGCCAGCGGTAAAGAGGCCGGTGGCCGGATCCAGGCCGGCATCCTTCTGGAAGGACATCACGATTGCGCTGATGATCGGGTACACGATTACAACAGCAAGGGCGATGATGGTCGGGGCCAGGAGCCATGAGGCCCACTTTCCCTGACTGAGAATCTTGTTGTCCTCGCCCACGCCCTTGGGGCCGTGGTGGACCGGGGTGCCGCCCGACGCCGGTGCCTTGACCGGCGTCGAGCCTACTTCGGTTGCCATGGCAGAACTACGATCCTGCACCGGCGGATTCAATGGACTTCTGCATGTCAGACAGTGCAGTGTCCACGGGCTTCTCGCCCTTGATGGCTGAATAGGCGTTTTCCTGGATCGCCTTGGTGACAGCCGGGTAGAACGGCGAGACCGGACGCGGCTTGGCGTTCTCAATGGAGGTCTTCAGCACGGGCAGGTACGGGAGCTTCTTCACCAGGGCGGCGTCAGTGTAGAGGCTGCCCAGCACAGGAGCCAGCGAACCCTGGGTGGCGTAGAACTTCTCGGTCTCCTCGGACGTCATGAACTTCAGGAAGTCCAGGGCCGTTGCCTTGTTCTTGGAGTAGACGCTGACAGCCATGCTGTGGCCACCAAGGGAGGAGGCGCCGGGGCCGTCCTTGCCCGGGATCGGGGCGATGCCCAGCTTGTCCTTCACTGCCGAGGATCCTTCAGTGGTGGCCAGGTTGTAGACATAGGGCCAGTTGCGCAGGAAGAGGAGCTTCCCGCTCTGGAATGCCTGGCGGCTCTGCTCCTCCTGGAAGGTGATGCCTTCCTTCGGGATATTGCCGTCGGCGTAGGCCTTGGCCAGGTTCTCCAGGCCCGCCTTGGCCTGGTCCGTATTCAGGCTGGGCTTGCCGTCCGCGTCGAGGACGGAGCCGCCGGCGGAGTTGATGGCCTCCGACGCGTTGACGGTCAGGCCCTCATACTTGCTGAACTGCCCGGCATAGCAGCCAATCTTGTTCTCCTTGGCGATGGAGCACATGCCCATCATCTCGTCCCACGTCTTCGGCGGGGTGGGAACCAGGTCCTTGCGGTAATACAGCAGGGCGCCGTCGGAGGTCTGCGGGGCCGCGTACAGCGTTCCCTTGTACGTGGCGGCGTCGACGGTCGGCTTCAGCATGGCGCTGGTGTCGAAGGCCATCTTGTCCTTCAGCGGCTGGAGCCAGCCCTTGGCCGCGAACTCCGCCGTCCACACGACGTCAACGTCCACGACGTCGTAGCCGGGATCCTTGGCCTGGAAGTGCTGCACGATGTCGTCGTGCTGCTGGTCCGCCTGGTCTGTCTGCTCCTTGAACGTCACCTTCTCGTTCGGGTGGGCGGCGTTCCACTTCTCGATCAGCGGGCGGACGACGTTGCTGTTGTCCTTGCCCTGAACGTAGGTAATGGGACCGCGGCCGTCCAGGTTGTTGGCGGCGTCGCCTCCCCCGGCACCGCCGCCCGTGGTGCTGCCCCCGCCGCCGCCGCCACAGGCAGACAGGGTCAGAGCGAGCACGCCGGCAGTGGCAACCGGGAGTAAGAACTTAGGGGTTTTCATTGGCTGGAGACTCCTCGCTGAGTGACATGGAAATCAATCGTGCGGTTGATGTGGTGACTGTCACACTAGTAACGTTGCCCGAACAAATGCAAGCGTTTACACCTAATTGTTACCGGAGAGGCAACTATGACCCACCGCCCGATCAGCACGCCGGCTTCCGAGACAGCAGCCTGGTGGGCCCACGCGGCCGTCTACCAGATATATCCGCGTTCTTTCTCTGATGGAAACGGTGACGGCATGGGCGACCTGCCCGGCGTCACGGCGCGCCTGCCCTATCTTCAGCAGCTCGGTGTCGACGCCGTCTGGCTTTCGCCGTTCTACCGGTCCCCGCAGGCCGACGGCGGCTACGACGTCGCCGATTACCGGCAGGTCGACCCCGTGTTCGGCACGCTGGCCGACTTCGACGCCATGCTGGAGGAGGCCCACAGCCGCGGGCTGAAGGTGATCGTGGACCTGGTGCCCAACCATACCTCCGATGAACATGCGTGGTTCCAGGAGGCCCTCGCGGCGGAGCCCGGCTCGGCCGCCAGGGAGCGTTACATGTTCCGACCGGGGAAGGACGAGGTTCCCGGATCAGGGGACGGCAACATCGCACCCAACAACTGGAAATCCATCTTCGGCGGACCGGCCTGGACGCGGACCACGAATGCGGACGGCTCCCCCGGCGACTGGTACCTGCATCTGTTCGACACGAAACAGCCGGACCTTAACTGGGAGAACCCCGAGGTCTGGGAGGAGATGCGGTCGGTGCTCCGCTTCTGGCTGGATCGGGGCGTGGACGGCTTCCGGGTTGATGTGGCCCACGGGATGGTGAAGGAAGCCGGCCTGCCGGACTGGGAAGGCGTGGCTGCCATGGTGGAAGGCGCCGCCGAAGCCGCCCACGTGACCGATCCCCCGGGCGCCCATGACGAAGCAGTTGAGCCACATACGGCGCACGCTTCACCGGCCGGCGACGGGAACCACGAGCCCGTATCGCCGCTGTACCCGCCGTCGCCGTTCTTTGACCAGGACGGCGTCCATGACATCTACCGGGACTGGAACCGCGTCCTGGCCGGATACGATGGCGACCGCATGCTGGTGGCCGAGGCGTGGGTTGAACCCGCGGAACGGCTCGCCAGGTACATCCGCCCGGACGAGATGCAGCAGGCCTTCAACTTCGATTTCCTCCTGGCCGGCTGGAACGCTCAGCGGATGGCGGTGGCCATCGAGGATTCCCTCGAGGCAGCCGCCTCCGTGGGGGCGCCGTCCACGTGGGTGCTGAGCAACCATGACACCGTGCGCCATCCGAGCCGCTTTGGCCTGCAGGATCCCACCACCTTCCCGAAAGGCATTGCCGCCGAGGACGAGCAGCCCGATGCCGCGCTGGGCTTGGCCCGTGCCCGGGCTGCCACACTGGTGTCCCTGGCTCTGCCCGGCTCCGCCTACATCTACCAGGGCGAGGAGCTTGGCCTCCCGGAACACACCACGCTGCCCGCCGCAGCCCGGCAGGACCCGACGTTCTTCCGAACCAACGGCATCGAGCGCGGACGCGACGGCTGCAGGGTGCCGCTGCCCTGGAAATCCGGTGCGCCGGGGTATGGTTTCGCGGCGGCATCCGCTGTGCAGGACCCGGCCGCGCCATGGCTGCCGCAACCCGAATCCTTCGAAGATCTGGCCGCGGACCGGCAGGACGGCGTTAAAGGCTCGACGCTGGAGCTGTACCGCTCCGCGCTTGCCGCTCGGCGGAGCCACGGGCTGGGATCCGGAACGTTCTGCTGGGCGGACAACCACGATCCCGAACTGGGCGTCCTTGCCTTCCTGAACCGGGACGTGCTGGTGATCGCCAACACGGGCACCGAACCTACGCCTGTCCCCGACGGCTACCGGGTGGCACTGTCCAGCGCCCAGGAACCCGGCGCCCAAGATTCCAGCGCCGAAGAATCAGCCGCTGATGACGCCGTCGTTGCACCCAACAGCGCGGCTTACCTGATAGCCGGATAAGCCGCCCGGAGTTAGCGGACCCGCTCAGCACGGCTAAAGCGGGTCCGCGCGCCGGCCGCGATGTGCACCAGGACCGGCGTGCGCCGTCCCACCACAGCGCTCAGGGCGTCGACCAGGTCCGCCGCCTCCGCCGCGAGGGCCTGCGGAGAAACACCCGGCCGCGGGTGCAGCCGCAACTTAAGCGCGGGCTGGCCCTTCACGTCGTAGATCGAGACCGTGGCTCCGGCGAGGTCGGGACGGTCGGCCAGGGCGTTTTTGAGTGCCTGCTCGGCCACTCCGCCGCCGATCCGGATGTCGCCGGGAACGCCGCCCGGGTCCTCGGCTGCCAGCAGGAGGTCGGTGCGGCCCTTACCCTGCTGGGCGATCCACGCGACCATGAGGCCGATAAGCAGCACCACCGCGAGGGCGAGGACGATCCACAGCCAGCTCCCCTGCCGGCCGGGGAACTGTGTGCCCTCGAAGACCGCGGTGGCATTGTCTGACACGCTTTTGGACCAGGAGTGCCACCACGTCGCGACCGCGGGAACGGCCGCCAGGAGCACCAGCAGCACGCCGATCACCAGCAGTTTGAAGCCAAGAATGCCAAGGAGGATGCGGTTGAGGAGCCTGGGTGTGCCGTTCACGCGCCCACCACCCCGGAGGTGGACAGATTGACGGTCACCTGCGGCATGGGAGCCGGTCCCATCGCCTGCAGTTCATCCTCCACGGCCTGCAGGATGGCGTTTTCACTGAGCGGCACCCCGGAGGTTGGGCGGACATTAACCACCACCTGGCGCTGGGAAACCACCACCATGACCTGTTCCTGCGTGACGTTGGCCGCCAGGCGCGCGCTCCGGGCAAGTGCCGCGGCGATGACCTCATCATCGACCACCACGGCAATCCGGCGGTCGGCGAGCAGATGCCTGGCCCGGCGGCCGGGCAGGACCGCGTTCAGGAAAAAGAAGAGGCCTGCTGCGGCGATCACGGCTCCGGCAGCACCAAGCAGCAACGGCGGCACGCCCGACGGGAGTGCCACGATTCGTTCGGCTGCCGTCTGCGGGTCGATGAGCCAGGGCGGCTGGCCGATGGCGCGTACCGCCGATTCAAGGAGCGCGTATAGACAAAGCACGATCACCAGGGACCCGGCGATGACCGATGCAACGGCCCGGGAAGAATGGGTCTCGCGGTGCAGGACGCGGCGCATGTCGATGGCGGCGGCGTGCGCCGCCCCGGAGCCGCCCTGCGCCGGGTCCCCGCCGGCCTCATGCTGCTGTTCGACGACGGAACTCACCGGACCCTGCCCCCTTCCGTGACGTGGGCCCCGCTGATACGGATGTCCACCCTGCTCAGACTCGCACCGCTGAGCTCAGTGACCTTGGTCAGAATGGCGGTCCTGGCGTGCACGGTTCTGTCCCAGATGGAGCCGCCCACAGACTGGACGCGCCCCGGGTCCCGGAGGACGGCCGTCAGGCTGGGGACCCTGATGGGTGCGACGAGCGACAAAGCCAGCAGGCCGCCGTCGTCCGTCCAGTCGGCGCGCACGTCATGGGCATGGATGCCCAGGGCCTCGGCGGCGGCGGCCTTGGCCAGGCTCGTGAGCGCCTGGGTGCTGATCCTGTTGTGGCCGCTGTACTGCCGGCTGGGCGCAGCTGCTGCGGCTGCCTGGCTCATGTCGGCTGCCCCGTTCATGTGGGCCGTACCGCTCATGAGGAGGAGCGCCGGCCGCTGATGGCATCGATGACGCTGCGCAGGTCCAGTTTCCCTTCTGCGGCGCGGCCCAGCAGCGCACCGATTCCCATGAACAGCAGGGAGATCAGGAAGCCCCAGAGGCCGAACTGTAGTGACATGAACGCCACGAAGGCGCCGACGGCGATTCCAACGACAGTGGGGCTCACAGGACCGCCTCCCTCTCCGCGACGGCCGGCGCACCCGTGGGCTTCACGGGCGGTGCAATGTAGACATCGTTGATCTCGACGTTCACCTCGATGACCTGCAGGCCCAC contains these protein-coding regions:
- a CDS encoding carbohydrate ABC transporter permease — encoded protein: MTAATTSATSLRAEQDRGRRKAQNKEKWAQGRTYISAAVILIWCLAPAYWMVVTAFRDVGFTYDTSILPSHVTLDNFNTAFDTSFGNRFGQALLNSVFIGGVVTLVSLIIGVFAAYALARLNFRFKFLVLGFILGASMFPGVALITPLFQLFTNIGWMGTYQALIIPNISFVLPLTVYTMTSFFREMPWELEESARVDGCTQGQAFRKVIMPLAAPAIFTTAILAFISSWNEFLIASQLSSDATQPVTVAIANFAGAQPNQVPYTAIMAAGTIVTIPLVILVLVFQRKIVAGLTAGAVK
- a CDS encoding sugar ABC transporter permease, which codes for MATEVGSTPVKAPASGGTPVHHGPKGVGEDNKILSQGKWASWLLAPTIIALAVVIVYPIISAIVMSFQKDAGLDPATGLFTAGGPAGVQNYVNWLAQQCSAPAGGTVACPPGTLGAQFWSATATTFFFTVVTVAFETVLGFWMAMIMARTFKGRSMVRAAVLVPWAIPTAVTAKLWFFIFAFEGIANKLFNTTILWTGSEWPAKWAVVIADVWKTTPFMALLILAGLQMIPAEVYEAAKVDGATAWQRFRLITLPLVKPALMVAILFRTLDALRMFDLPYILTGGANNTTTLSILVINQIRQGFNAAAALSTITFIIIFLVAFIFVRFLGANVVEQSGATGKGKK
- a CDS encoding ABC transporter substrate-binding protein, yielding MKTPKFLLPVATAGVLALTLSACGGGGGGSTTGGGAGGGDAANNLDGRGPITYVQGKDNSNVVRPLIEKWNAAHPNEKVTFKEQTDQADQQHDDIVQHFQAKDPGYDVVDVDVVWTAEFAAKGWLQPLKDKMAFDTSAMLKPTVDAATYKGTLYAAPQTSDGALLYYRKDLVPTPPKTWDEMMGMCSIAKENKIGCYAGQFSKYEGLTVNASEAINSAGGSVLDADGKPSLNTDQAKAGLENLAKAYADGNIPKEGITFQEEQSRQAFQSGKLLFLRNWPYVYNLATTEGSSAVKDKLGIAPIPGKDGPGASSLGGHSMAVSVYSKNKATALDFLKFMTSEETEKFYATQGSLAPVLGSLYTDAALVKKLPYLPVLKTSIENAKPRPVSPFYPAVTKAIQENAYSAIKGEKPVDTALSDMQKSIESAGAGS
- a CDS encoding glycoside hydrolase family 13 protein, with product MTHRPISTPASETAAWWAHAAVYQIYPRSFSDGNGDGMGDLPGVTARLPYLQQLGVDAVWLSPFYRSPQADGGYDVADYRQVDPVFGTLADFDAMLEEAHSRGLKVIVDLVPNHTSDEHAWFQEALAAEPGSAARERYMFRPGKDEVPGSGDGNIAPNNWKSIFGGPAWTRTTNADGSPGDWYLHLFDTKQPDLNWENPEVWEEMRSVLRFWLDRGVDGFRVDVAHGMVKEAGLPDWEGVAAMVEGAAEAAHVTDPPGAHDEAVEPHTAHASPAGDGNHEPVSPLYPPSPFFDQDGVHDIYRDWNRVLAGYDGDRMLVAEAWVEPAERLARYIRPDEMQQAFNFDFLLAGWNAQRMAVAIEDSLEAAASVGAPSTWVLSNHDTVRHPSRFGLQDPTTFPKGIAAEDEQPDAALGLARARAATLVSLALPGSAYIYQGEELGLPEHTTLPAAARQDPTFFRTNGIERGRDGCRVPLPWKSGAPGYGFAAASAVQDPAAPWLPQPESFEDLAADRQDGVKGSTLELYRSALAARRSHGLGSGTFCWADNHDPELGVLAFLNRDVLVIANTGTEPTPVPDGYRVALSSAQEPGAQDSSAEESAADDAVVAPNSAAYLIAG